The proteins below are encoded in one region of Winogradskyella helgolandensis:
- a CDS encoding TonB-dependent receptor, translating into MKILFNNLSKKRRQRLTLSIAFLGICSVYGQEKQQDSTKVEKLDEVLVKAVRVDAKSPITHSNVTKEALEKRNLGQDIPMLLNFLPSVVTTTDAGAGVGYTGIRVRGVSSQSTNITINGIPYNDAESLGTFWVNLGDFASSTESLQLQRGVGTSTNGSGAFGASINVLTDAISKEASGEIANSFGSYNTRKHTVKFSTGLINDHIEIAGRLSNIASDGYIDRASADLKSYFLQGSYVDDNTLIKAITFGGKEITYQAWNGLEDLDKLENDRTYNTAGEYTDNNGDTQFYDNEVDNYSQDHYQLHWNQRYNNQWSTTVGVNYTYGRGYFEQYKDDEDFGDYGLEPLNFNGETIDETDLIRRRWLDNDFYVFNANANYKNDNLNLIFGGSFSHYNGDHFGEIIWAEFASQTEIRDRYYDGNSTKNDLSIFTKANYKLNEKISLFGDLQIRNVTYETTGTTSDIVEFAIDKDFTFFNPKAGITYSLNTGNDLYFSYARANREPNRTDFEVDQSIKPEQLNDFELGWRHKKNNFSFSANTYFMFYKDQLVLTGESDDVGNPIRQNVEKSYRIGLELEAIVPITSKLTLQPNTTISANKVDELSLSFDGESQNLSNTDISFSPSLVAANAIVFQPIENLQMSLLSKFVGEQYMSNTEADLSKLDSFFTNDFNINYTLKTQSVFDEIIFSGLVNNIFNVKYVSNGYYYTYDDTWSSSTTVTTIEGAGFYPQATTNFLVGVTLKF; encoded by the coding sequence ATGAAAATTTTATTCAACAATCTCTCAAAAAAACGTAGGCAGAGATTAACACTTTCAATTGCATTTTTAGGAATTTGTTCCGTTTATGGACAAGAAAAACAACAAGACTCCACAAAAGTTGAAAAGCTAGACGAAGTTCTAGTCAAAGCCGTTAGAGTCGATGCAAAGTCACCAATTACACACTCTAACGTTACCAAAGAAGCATTGGAAAAACGTAATTTAGGACAAGACATTCCGATGTTACTTAACTTTCTACCGTCAGTTGTAACGACAACCGATGCTGGTGCAGGAGTTGGTTACACCGGCATTAGAGTGAGAGGAGTTAGCTCACAATCTACTAATATTACCATCAACGGAATCCCTTATAATGATGCGGAATCTTTAGGGACGTTTTGGGTTAATTTAGGCGATTTTGCGTCCTCAACAGAAAGCTTACAATTACAACGTGGTGTTGGAACCTCAACCAATGGATCTGGTGCTTTTGGTGCGAGTATTAATGTATTAACAGATGCCATTTCTAAAGAAGCTTCTGGAGAAATTGCTAATTCATTTGGAAGTTATAATACAAGAAAACATACGGTAAAATTTAGCACGGGTTTAATTAATGACCATATAGAAATTGCCGGTCGTCTCTCTAATATTGCTTCAGATGGTTATATTGATCGTGCTTCAGCAGATTTAAAATCTTACTTTTTACAAGGGTCTTATGTGGATGATAACACGTTAATTAAAGCGATCACTTTTGGAGGCAAAGAAATCACATATCAAGCCTGGAATGGCCTAGAAGATTTAGACAAATTAGAAAACGACCGTACCTATAATACAGCTGGAGAGTACACCGATAATAACGGAGACACTCAATTTTATGATAATGAAGTTGATAATTACAGCCAAGATCATTACCAATTACACTGGAATCAACGCTACAATAACCAATGGTCTACTACAGTGGGTGTAAACTACACTTATGGTCGTGGTTATTTTGAACAATACAAAGACGATGAAGATTTTGGTGATTACGGTTTGGAGCCTTTAAACTTTAACGGTGAAACAATTGATGAAACCGATTTAATTAGAAGACGTTGGTTAGATAACGATTTTTATGTTTTTAACGCGAACGCAAATTATAAAAATGATAATCTAAATTTAATTTTCGGTGGTTCTTTTAGTCACTATAATGGTGATCATTTTGGTGAAATCATTTGGGCTGAATTTGCTAGTCAGACTGAAATTAGGGACCGTTATTATGATGGTAATAGCACAAAAAATGACCTATCTATTTTTACCAAAGCCAATTACAAACTCAACGAAAAAATAAGTTTGTTTGGAGATTTACAAATAAGAAATGTTACTTATGAAACAACGGGAACAACATCTGATATTGTAGAATTTGCAATAGATAAAGATTTCACCTTTTTCAATCCCAAAGCTGGAATCACCTATTCATTAAACACAGGTAATGACCTCTACTTCTCTTACGCTAGAGCCAACAGAGAACCTAACCGAACTGATTTTGAAGTTGATCAAAGTATAAAACCAGAACAGCTTAATGATTTCGAATTAGGCTGGAGACATAAAAAAAACAATTTTAGCTTTAGCGCAAACACTTACTTTATGTTTTACAAAGATCAGTTAGTACTGACTGGAGAATCTGACGATGTAGGAAATCCTATTAGACAGAACGTAGAAAAGAGTTACCGTATTGGTTTAGAACTAGAAGCCATTGTCCCTATAACGTCTAAATTAACGTTACAACCAAATACGACAATCAGCGCAAATAAAGTAGATGAGTTAAGCCTTTCTTTCGATGGAGAATCTCAAAACTTAAGCAATACAGACATTTCATTTTCACCAAGTTTAGTGGCGGCTAATGCGATTGTTTTTCAACCTATTGAAAACCTTCAAATGTCATTGTTAAGCAAATTTGTTGGAGAACAGTATATGAGCAACACTGAAGCAGACTTATCTAAATTAGATAGCTTCTTTACCAATGATTTCAACATCAATTATACATTAAAAACGCAATCTGTCTTTGACGAAATTATTTTCTCAGGTTTAGTTAATAATATTTTTAATGTAAAATATGTATCAAATGGTTATTATTACACTTATGATGATACTTGGTCTAGTTCAACTACGGTAACAACCATTGAAGGTGCAGGATTTTATCCACAAGCCACAACAAACTTTTTAGTTGGTGTAACATTGAAATTTTAA
- the greA gene encoding transcription elongation factor GreA, with protein sequence MSKVSYYTAEGLKKLREELNHLKDVERPKASQAIGEARDKGDLSENAEYDAAKEAQGMLEMKISKMEEILSGARVIDESQLDLTKALALSKVKIKNQTNGMEMTYTLVAESEADITNGKISVNSPIGKGLLGKSVGDIAEIQVPSGIMKFDILEISR encoded by the coding sequence ATGAGTAAAGTATCTTATTACACAGCTGAAGGTTTAAAAAAATTAAGAGAAGAGTTAAACCATCTTAAAGATGTGGAACGTCCTAAGGCATCACAAGCAATTGGTGAAGCTAGAGACAAAGGTGATTTAAGTGAAAACGCAGAGTACGATGCTGCGAAAGAGGCACAAGGCATGTTAGAAATGAAAATTTCTAAAATGGAAGAAATTTTATCTGGTGCTCGCGTTATTGATGAGTCGCAATTAGATTTAACTAAAGCTTTAGCCTTATCAAAGGTTAAAATTAAAAACCAAACTAACGGTATGGAAATGACCTATACTTTAGTTGCTGAAAGCGAAGCTGATATAACTAATGGTAAAATCTCAGTAAATTCACCAATTGGTAAAGGTTTATTAGGCAAATCTGTTGGAGACATTGCTGAAATACAAGTACCAAGTGGTATTATGAAATTTGATATTTTAGAAATTTCGAGATAA
- a CDS encoding HIT family protein produces the protein MATLFTKIISGEIPSYKVAETEDFFAFLDINPNSKGHTLCIPKKEVNKIFDLDEATYLALMKFSRRVAIALEKAVPCERIGMSVIGLEVPHVHVHLIPLHTMDDARFTNKQKVTPEEFKALAEKIGSYL, from the coding sequence ATGGCAACACTTTTTACAAAAATAATTTCGGGTGAAATACCATCGTATAAAGTCGCCGAAACTGAAGATTTCTTTGCGTTTTTAGACATCAACCCAAACTCTAAAGGCCATACCCTCTGTATTCCTAAAAAAGAGGTTAATAAAATTTTTGACTTAGACGAAGCTACGTATTTAGCGTTGATGAAATTTTCGCGTCGTGTGGCCATTGCCTTAGAAAAAGCGGTGCCATGTGAGCGTATTGGGATGTCTGTAATTGGACTAGAAGTGCCACATGTACACGTGCATTTAATTCCACTACATACCATGGACGATGCACGCTTTACAAATAAGCAAAAAGTAACACCTGAAGAGTTTAAAGCACTAGCAGAAAAAATAGGATCGTATTTATAG
- a CDS encoding sensor histidine kinase → MTFSFNRNIIRWIIIASSFIIISLILWNTYTFFQDFKAEERSKMKTWSVALTDIGTIKSNDEVNEVTSHVITETIISTPVIVIDNNGELSTSRNIDESLLSDSLVVKNLVVQFKSENTPIEVNMGSKSKQFIYYGNSPLLNRLKYYPLALLLIILLFAAVVYFFYRSSKIAEQNKLWTGMAKETAHQIGTPLSSLVGWTEILKTENVNPEYILEIEKDVDRLQTITERFSKIGSAPTLKVMDIVEVTKSSYDYLKSRSSKLINFEIVLPAREIPVKLNEQLFSWTIENLVKNAIDAMKGKGDLKLELTQLENKVFINISDTGKGIQKSSFTKIFEPGYTTKKRGWGLGLSLAKRIVEDYHSGKIKVLTSEIDKGTTIQIILRQV, encoded by the coding sequence ATGACTTTTAGCTTCAACCGAAATATAATCCGTTGGATTATTATTGCTTCCTCTTTTATTATTATTTCTCTTATTCTTTGGAATACCTATACGTTTTTTCAAGATTTTAAGGCCGAAGAGCGTTCTAAAATGAAAACGTGGTCTGTAGCATTAACAGATATTGGAACTATAAAGTCTAATGATGAGGTCAATGAAGTGACTAGTCATGTAATTACGGAAACCATAATTAGTACTCCAGTTATTGTCATTGATAATAATGGAGAACTCAGTACGTCTAGAAATATTGATGAATCTTTACTATCAGATTCTCTTGTAGTAAAAAACCTTGTTGTTCAATTTAAAAGTGAAAACACTCCAATTGAAGTGAATATGGGCAGCAAGTCTAAACAATTTATTTATTATGGTAATTCCCCATTACTAAACAGATTAAAGTACTATCCATTAGCCTTATTGCTGATTATTTTGCTTTTTGCAGCTGTGGTCTATTTCTTTTATCGGAGTTCTAAAATTGCAGAGCAAAATAAACTTTGGACAGGTATGGCAAAGGAAACTGCACATCAAATAGGGACTCCTTTATCGTCACTTGTGGGTTGGACCGAAATTTTAAAGACTGAAAATGTAAATCCGGAATATATTCTAGAGATAGAAAAAGATGTAGACAGACTTCAAACCATAACGGAACGTTTTAGTAAAATAGGATCTGCTCCAACACTCAAAGTAATGGACATTGTAGAGGTTACTAAATCGTCTTATGACTATTTAAAATCGAGATCTTCTAAATTAATTAATTTCGAAATTGTACTTCCAGCAAGAGAGATTCCTGTTAAATTAAATGAACAACTCTTTAGCTGGACGATTGAAAATTTGGTAAAAAATGCCATTGATGCCATGAAAGGTAAAGGAGATTTAAAACTAGAATTAACACAGCTTGAAAATAAAGTCTTCATTAATATATCTGATACAGGAAAAGGGATTCAGAAGTCTTCGTTTACTAAAATTTTTGAACCTGGTTATACCACTAAAAAACGAGGTTGGGGACTTGGTTTATCTTTAGCAAAGCGAATTGTGGAAGATTATCACAGTGGTAAAATCAAAGTCTTAACATCTGAAATTGATAAAGGCACAACGATTCAAATTATATTGAGACAGGTGTAA
- a CDS encoding flavin reductase family protein has protein sequence MVSFDPQDLSTSILHGFLLSAVSPRPIAFASTIDVDGKPNLSPFSFFNVFSANPPILIFSPARRVRDNTTKHTLHNVEATKEVVINVVNYDMVHQTSLASTEYPEGTNEFEKAGLTMLPSDKVKPFRVAESPIQFECKVNDIISLGSDGGAGNLVICEVVKLHISEEVLNADQTINQEALDLVARAGGSYYSRAKKGFFEIPKPLASMGIGVDNMPEVVKNSMILTGNNIGMLANVETLPNTDDVNKFIDDISERYPDIKTASHREKHKLAQNYLSYGDVESAWKLLLS, from the coding sequence ATGGTATCATTTGACCCTCAAGATCTTTCAACTAGTATTTTACACGGCTTTTTACTAAGTGCCGTTTCACCACGACCGATTGCTTTTGCTAGTACCATTGATGTAGATGGGAAGCCGAATTTATCTCCGTTTAGCTTTTTCAACGTGTTTAGTGCTAACCCTCCGATTTTGATTTTTTCACCTGCAAGACGTGTCAGAGATAACACCACAAAACACACATTACACAATGTAGAAGCCACCAAAGAAGTGGTTATTAATGTGGTGAATTACGATATGGTACACCAAACATCTTTAGCAAGTACAGAATACCCTGAAGGTACTAATGAATTTGAAAAAGCCGGCTTAACCATGTTACCCTCAGATAAAGTAAAACCTTTTAGAGTCGCAGAATCCCCAATACAATTTGAATGTAAAGTCAATGATATTATTTCTTTAGGTTCTGATGGAGGCGCAGGAAATTTAGTCATCTGTGAAGTTGTAAAACTTCATATTTCTGAAGAGGTTTTAAATGCTGACCAAACGATAAATCAAGAAGCCTTAGATTTAGTAGCAAGAGCTGGTGGCAGTTATTACAGTAGAGCGAAAAAAGGATTTTTTGAAATCCCTAAACCTCTAGCTTCTATGGGAATTGGCGTGGATAATATGCCTGAAGTGGTAAAGAATAGCATGATTTTAACAGGAAACAATATTGGCATGTTAGCAAATGTTGAAACGTTGCCAAATACAGACGATGTTAATAAGTTTATTGATGACATCAGTGAGCGCTATCCGGACATAAAAACGGCATCTCACAGAGAAAAACACAAGTTAGCTCAAAATTATTTGAGCTATGGAGACGTAGAAAGTGCTTGGAAGTTATTACTTTCGTAG
- a CDS encoding DUF3127 domain-containing protein encodes MEVQGRIKMVGETQTFGSNGFRKREVVVTTEEQYPQHIMVEFVQDKCDLLNSYKEGQQVKININLRGREWVNPQGETKYFNSIQGWRIEGVQAQSASGDMPPVPPTEAFEPVSDLKEDDNDDLPF; translated from the coding sequence ATGGAAGTACAAGGACGTATTAAAATGGTAGGTGAGACTCAAACTTTTGGTAGTAACGGGTTTAGAAAAAGAGAAGTTGTAGTGACTACAGAAGAGCAATACCCACAACATATTATGGTGGAATTTGTTCAAGATAAATGTGATTTATTAAACAGCTACAAAGAAGGTCAGCAAGTAAAGATTAATATTAACCTAAGAGGTAGAGAATGGGTTAACCCACAAGGTGAAACAAAATACTTTAACTCTATTCAAGGTTGGAGAATTGAAGGTGTACAAGCACAATCTGCAAGTGGAGATATGCCTCCTGTACCACCAACTGAAGCTTTTGAGCCAGTTAGTGATTTAAAAGAAGATGATAACGACGATTTACCTTTCTAA
- the aat gene encoding leucyl/phenylalanyl-tRNA--protein transferase has protein sequence MHFLTQKIEFPDVSEASADGLLALGGDLSSERLLHAYSEGIFPWFQDGEPILWWSPDPRFVLYPEDLKVSKSMKQVLRKGTFQVTENKAFNQVLEQCAITKRIGQDGTWITEDMMKAYVKLHQLGYAKSVEVWQDDVLVGGLYGIAINDKVFCGESMFAKVSNASKVGFITFIQNSNYKLIDCQIYTNHLESLGAKDIPRAEFIKYLKPHDI, from the coding sequence ATGCACTTTTTAACTCAGAAAATTGAATTTCCAGATGTATCTGAAGCTTCCGCAGATGGGCTTCTAGCTTTGGGTGGTGATTTGTCTTCAGAACGCTTACTTCATGCCTATTCTGAAGGCATATTTCCATGGTTTCAAGATGGAGAACCTATACTTTGGTGGTCACCAGATCCACGATTTGTTTTATACCCAGAAGACTTAAAAGTGTCTAAAAGCATGAAACAAGTTTTAAGAAAAGGCACTTTTCAAGTTACCGAAAACAAAGCTTTCAATCAAGTATTAGAACAATGTGCGATTACTAAGCGTATTGGGCAAGATGGCACATGGATCACCGAAGATATGATGAAGGCTTACGTCAAACTCCACCAATTAGGATACGCTAAGTCTGTAGAAGTTTGGCAAGATGACGTATTAGTCGGAGGTCTATACGGCATTGCAATTAATGACAAGGTATTCTGTGGTGAAAGTATGTTTGCCAAAGTCAGCAATGCAAGTAAAGTAGGGTTTATCACCTTTATTCAAAATTCAAATTATAAATTAATTGACTGCCAAATCTACACCAATCACCTCGAAAGTTTAGGAGCTAAAGATATCCCAAGAGCTGAATTTATAAAATACCTCAAACCTCATGATATCTAA
- a CDS encoding DNA-3-methyladenine glycosylase I, with amino-acid sequence MTKNRCGWCVGDPLYEAYHDEEWGVPVYDDDTLFEFLILETFQAGLSWITVLKKRENFRKAFDNFDYKKIVNYDTSKVKDLLQDVGIIRNKLKVNATITNAQAFMRIQEDFGSFSKYIWDFVDGKPIKNAVKYYKEAPGNTPLSDAISKDLKKRGFKFVGSTVIYAHMQATGMVNDHEVSCFRYHEV; translated from the coding sequence ATGACTAAAAACAGATGCGGTTGGTGCGTTGGTGATCCCTTATATGAAGCGTATCACGATGAAGAATGGGGAGTTCCTGTGTATGATGACGATACACTTTTTGAGTTTTTAATTCTTGAAACATTTCAAGCCGGATTAAGTTGGATTACGGTTTTAAAAAAGCGTGAAAATTTTAGAAAGGCCTTCGATAATTTCGATTATAAAAAAATTGTAAACTATGATACTTCTAAAGTTAAAGACTTATTACAAGATGTAGGCATCATAAGAAATAAGTTGAAAGTAAATGCTACGATTACTAATGCGCAAGCTTTTATGAGAATTCAGGAAGACTTTGGATCCTTTTCTAAATATATATGGGATTTTGTAGATGGAAAACCTATAAAAAATGCCGTTAAATACTACAAAGAAGCTCCTGGAAATACACCTTTGAGTGATGCAATAAGTAAAGATTTGAAGAAGCGTGGTTTTAAATTTGTGGGTTCAACGGTGATTTATGCACACATGCAAGCTACAGGAATGGTGAACGATCATGAGGTATCTTGTTTTAGATATCATGAGGTTTGA
- a CDS encoding thioredoxin family protein — protein MNTDTLTLQDIISESLKNSMTYAEYRELVIKLVEEKSTTGNDKTDALVEYTLLNDRRMRRWDKTAKVSDAMKTKIESIDKKVTWLVISESWCGDAAHIMPIINKVAELNDAIDYKIVLRDENEALMDQFLTNGGKSIPKLIMLDSETNAVLGTFGPRPTVATKMVQDYKAEHGMLTPEFKEDLQRWYNKDKGQSLIEDLVNLLK, from the coding sequence ATGAATACAGACACACTTACCTTACAAGATATAATTTCAGAAAGTCTAAAAAACAGTATGACTTATGCTGAATACAGAGAATTAGTTATAAAATTAGTTGAAGAAAAATCGACTACCGGAAACGATAAAACAGATGCTTTAGTGGAGTACACACTACTAAACGACAGACGTATGAGACGTTGGGATAAAACGGCTAAAGTTTCTGATGCTATGAAAACCAAGATTGAAAGTATTGATAAAAAAGTAACGTGGTTGGTAATTTCTGAAAGTTGGTGTGGAGATGCTGCTCATATTATGCCTATTATTAATAAAGTAGCTGAGCTTAATGATGCTATTGATTATAAAATTGTACTCAGAGATGAAAATGAAGCACTAATGGATCAGTTTTTAACTAATGGAGGAAAATCAATTCCTAAATTAATTATGTTAGATTCTGAAACGAATGCTGTTTTAGGCACCTTTGGACCACGACCTACAGTGGCAACAAAAATGGTACAAGATTACAAAGCTGAACACGGTATGTTAACACCAGAATTTAAAGAAGATTTACAGCGCTGGTATAATAAAGATAAAGGCCAATCTCTTATTGAGGATTTGGTTAACTTATTAAAATGA
- the truB gene encoding tRNA pseudouridine(55) synthase TruB, giving the protein MKTKEDYLNGEVLLIDKPLTWTSFQAVNKLRWEIRHAFDIKKIKVGHAGTLDPLATGLLVICTGKMTKQINIFQGQVKEYTGTFVLGGTTPSFDLETEVNETFPTDHITDDLIQNTIPQFIGQINQFPPVFSAIKKDGKRLYEFARAGEEVEIKSRQVEITEFEITEINQLELHFKVVCSKGTYIRSLANDFGKALNSGAHLSSLRRTRIGDFKVDDALTPEDFIANLPSKA; this is encoded by the coding sequence ATGAAAACTAAAGAAGATTATTTAAACGGAGAAGTCTTATTAATAGATAAACCCTTAACGTGGACCTCTTTTCAGGCGGTTAATAAATTGCGTTGGGAAATTCGTCATGCTTTTGATATTAAAAAGATTAAAGTAGGTCATGCTGGGACTTTAGATCCATTAGCAACAGGATTATTGGTGATTTGTACTGGTAAAATGACCAAGCAGATTAATATTTTTCAAGGTCAAGTAAAGGAATATACTGGGACGTTTGTTTTAGGAGGAACAACCCCTTCTTTTGATTTAGAAACGGAAGTCAATGAAACCTTTCCTACAGATCATATTACAGACGACTTAATTCAGAATACAATTCCACAATTTATAGGTCAAATAAATCAATTTCCTCCCGTGTTTTCCGCGATTAAAAAAGATGGCAAACGGTTATACGAATTTGCAAGAGCAGGTGAGGAGGTTGAAATTAAATCGAGACAAGTAGAAATCACTGAATTTGAAATCACTGAAATTAATCAATTAGAATTACATTTTAAAGTGGTATGTAGTAAAGGAACTTACATTAGATCTTTGGCGAACGACTTTGGAAAAGCATTAAATTCTGGGGCGCATTTATCATCATTACGACGCACGCGTATTGGAGATTTTAAAGTAGATGATGCCTTAACGCCTGAAGATTTTATAGCCAATTTACCTTCCAAAGCGTGA
- the uppP gene encoding undecaprenyl-diphosphatase UppP, with protein sequence MEIIDAIILGIIQGLTEFLPVSSSGHLEIGKAILGDNSVPKESLLFTVVLHFATALSTMVIFRKDIFDIIKGILKFEWNEDLQFISKIALSMIPAVIVGLFFEEELEQLFNGNILLVGCMLIVTAVLLFLADKAKDTQKKVSFSNAFIIGISQAIAMLPGISRSGATISTSVLLGNDKTKAARFSFLMVVPLIFGKIAKDLLGGELTYDSSNVTALSVGFIAAFVAGLFACTWMIALVKKSKLSYFAIYCVVVGVIAIIWSLV encoded by the coding sequence ATGGAAATTATAGATGCAATTATTTTAGGAATTATTCAAGGTCTTACGGAGTTTTTACCTGTATCCTCTAGTGGTCACCTAGAAATAGGAAAAGCCATTCTTGGTGATAATTCTGTACCAAAAGAAAGTTTGTTGTTTACCGTTGTTCTACACTTTGCCACTGCATTAAGTACCATGGTAATTTTTAGAAAAGATATTTTTGATATCATAAAAGGTATTTTAAAATTTGAATGGAATGAAGATCTTCAGTTCATTTCAAAAATTGCTTTATCCATGATACCAGCTGTGATAGTAGGTCTCTTTTTTGAAGAAGAATTAGAGCAACTTTTTAATGGAAATATTCTTCTTGTAGGTTGTATGCTTATTGTTACAGCCGTATTACTCTTCTTAGCAGATAAGGCTAAAGATACACAGAAAAAAGTATCGTTTTCTAATGCGTTTATCATTGGTATTTCTCAGGCTATTGCTATGCTGCCAGGTATATCACGTTCAGGTGCTACAATTTCAACCTCTGTGTTATTAGGTAATGATAAAACTAAAGCAGCTCGATTTTCATTCTTAATGGTTGTGCCTTTAATATTTGGTAAAATTGCTAAAGACCTTTTAGGAGGTGAATTAACCTATGATAGTTCTAATGTAACCGCGTTGAGTGTTGGTTTTATAGCCGCTTTTGTGGCCGGTTTATTTGCTTGTACTTGGATGATTGCTTTAGTGAAAAAGAGTAAATTATCATATTTTGCTATCTATTGTGTTGTTGTCGGTGTTATTGCTATAATTTGGTCTCTAGTATAA
- a CDS encoding DUF3098 domain-containing protein, which produces MGQQKRNEDSKSEFIFGKKNYKFLFIGLAFIVVGFILMSGGGSDDPNVFDESIYSWRRIRLAPTLVLIGFGIQVYAILLNPNKDSKK; this is translated from the coding sequence ATGGGACAACAAAAACGAAATGAAGACTCAAAATCCGAATTTATCTTTGGAAAGAAAAACTATAAATTCTTATTTATAGGTTTAGCATTTATTGTTGTTGGGTTTATCTTAATGTCTGGTGGTGGTAGTGACGATCCTAATGTTTTTGACGAATCTATATATAGCTGGAGACGAATTCGTTTAGCACCAACACTAGTCTTAATTGGATTTGGTATTCAGGTTTACGCTATTCTTTTGAATCCTAATAAAGACTCTAAAAAATAA
- a CDS encoding TlpA family protein disulfide reductase gives MKVSVYVLALCLIGLFSSCNTLETIHPNSISVEILSEVQPDSIKVVSYNNSEGISSKHGSPYIFNFSKTINDAFIIDVFKDEKTYSEKVFLNGERLKIQVELLPESLKIDTVIGSEIYTKSIRFYSDLDSLNRLEINNFDVNTFLLNSVEENLNHPFSFEISNHYIDKNKNYKSRLIDLKSILDKQSDTLKAHTLSVHRVLKDLVKTESLDLSAFEFYNRKGALAKVDRSHTGDYLLDFWFVQCPPCVHDHKKMVNYLEVFEKNNVELIGISIDTQADKWLSYLQKNNYDWQNYRELGSDNDLVEVMDVWEFPTYILLNSKGEIITKFYSFKDIENYYSKY, from the coding sequence ATGAAAGTTTCTGTTTACGTTCTAGCGTTATGTCTAATTGGTCTCTTTAGTTCATGTAATACTCTTGAAACGATACATCCCAATAGTATTTCAGTTGAAATTTTAAGTGAAGTACAGCCAGATAGTATTAAAGTTGTAAGCTATAATAATTCTGAAGGTATTAGTTCAAAACATGGAAGTCCTTATATTTTTAACTTTAGCAAGACTATTAATGATGCCTTTATAATTGATGTTTTTAAAGACGAAAAAACATATTCTGAAAAAGTATTTCTTAATGGTGAACGTTTAAAGATTCAAGTGGAATTATTACCTGAATCGTTAAAGATTGATACTGTAATTGGATCTGAAATTTATACTAAATCTATTCGTTTCTATTCCGATTTAGATAGTTTAAATAGGCTTGAGATTAACAATTTTGATGTCAATACATTTTTATTGAACAGTGTGGAGGAGAATCTTAATCATCCGTTTTCTTTTGAAATAAGCAATCATTATATAGATAAAAACAAAAATTATAAATCTAGATTGATTGATTTAAAATCTATTTTAGATAAACAATCAGATACTTTAAAAGCACACACGCTAAGTGTTCATAGAGTTTTAAAAGACTTAGTTAAAACCGAGAGTTTGGATCTTTCAGCTTTTGAGTTCTATAATAGAAAAGGAGCACTTGCAAAAGTAGACAGGTCTCATACAGGAGATTATCTTTTAGATTTTTGGTTTGTTCAATGTCCACCCTGCGTTCACGATCATAAAAAGATGGTTAACTATTTAGAAGTGTTTGAAAAAAACAATGTAGAATTAATTGGTATTTCTATTGATACACAAGCTGATAAATGGCTAAGTTATTTGCAGAAGAATAATTATGATTGGCAAAACTATAGAGAATTAGGAAGCGATAACGATCTTGTTGAAGTTATGGATGTATGGGAATTTCCTACGTATATACTTCTCAATAGCAAAGGTGAAATTATTACTAAGTTTTATTCTTTTAAAGACATAGAGAATTATTACAGTAAATATTAG